The Haliotis asinina isolate JCU_RB_2024 chromosome 2, JCU_Hal_asi_v2, whole genome shotgun sequence genomic interval cttatcgCTACAAGTttcataagtctgtgttaaggaatgggagttatgatcaccttatcgCTACGAGTTTCATAAGTCTGTGGTAAGGTATGGGAATTATGATCACCTTATCGCTACAAGTTTCATAAGTCTGTGGTAAGgcatgggagttatgatcaccttatcgCTACGAGTttcataagtctgtgttaaggcatgggagttatgatcaccttatcgCTACGAGTTTCATAAGTCTGTggtaaggtatgggagttatgatcaccttatcACTACGAGTttcataagtctgtgttaaggcaTGGAAGTTATGATCACATTATCGCTACGAGTttcataagtctgtgttaaggcatgggagttatgatcaccttatcgCTACGAGTttcataagtctgtgttaaggcatgggagttatgatcacattAGCGCTACAAGTttcataagtctgtgttaaggcaTGGAAGTTATGATCACATTATCGCTACAAGTttcataagtctgtgttaaggcatgggagttatgatcacattAGCGCTACGAATTTCGAAAGTCTGTGTTGAAGTATAGGAGTTACAACCACCTTAGCCATACAATCACCTTGTTGAATGGGGCCCAGGTTGTCAGACTCGGTGATTCAAATCATTGAGTATCACCACACCCACACTTCAGTTGGGACTTTAGGCATTATATCAATCATCAGATTGTGTGTTTAAGATTTGACTACAgattgctgtaatgttgcttAAATCATAACAAACAGATAAACTTGATATCATCATGCTGGTACCAttagaaaatatgaaagaaatgtCCCAAACAGTAACACTGACAATgtctttgttttctgtttagCTGCACTTCAGCTATCAGTATATTTCAACTATGTCATAGCAACCTGTAAATAACGACATTCAAGTGATAGACGTTATGAGCATACAGAGCAATGGAGATCTTATGTTATGTAATCAACCAAGCCAAAAAGCCTAACCACCTGATGAATTGAGTTTCTTCTTGAGTTCACCAAATGTGGAGACTCTCTCATCACCTCTGCTTATGGACCTGTATTTGTCACTACAATTGTGATCATTTCTGTTTTGACCCACAGCTTTCTCAGGTCAGTCAGGCGGTACAAGCTGCTGGTGCAACAGATGACCTGATCAAACTGCAAGAGGATCTCACAGAGCTTATCAACCTGACACAAGGTGAAACACTATGCTTACATCCACTAATCTAAGACACACAATCATAATAATGTCTGGGGATGAAATTCCCCAAActttcagccagaccacagggctggttagatgtaTAACATGtcagccctgaccaaaacttcATGCCAGCAAATAATTTAAGTTTGACAACCAAGATAGTTTGTCATCCAGTTttaattcatcatttatttttcgttttttcagtaatgatttattatcctgaaatatgatgaatatcttcACGTACACGTCTTGTACACGTCTTAATTTTAACCTGACCATcaggcaggtgaatttgagaatctggcagtctgtGTTGACAATCGAGCAATCGGTTAGGCAGGTAACTCAAACTCTGGGAATATCTTTTTAGAATGTAAATTTAGGTGAAAAATTTATCATTATTCTCCACTAGAGAATTTTCTTCTGTGTCTCTCTGTTTTCATCagtatttttatttattcattattgtaaaccaaaagttactgtgttctgtaatctgattggttgaaaaacatgattaaatggtattagaatcccggaaactgaaagactattcaccgcgtattgacacgtaaacaattgttttgttgtgtcatcaacagtggtgacgtcattcaaatcatattgtgacgtaaagttagaatgacgtcacaaatgagcacctccagatgctaccatgagaaccagctgaaacggccagctgatgacacttcactgttgtgtccgtattcgatgtgaacgagtgcagacactaaaacccctttggtttacttttgtgtttacaatgtcgataaacatcatgtgttggccaatttccgggtgttattgagtatttgaagcacgggaatatttcatttgaaacctccggctgacgccgtcggttccaaatgcattcccgtgcttcaaatactcaataacacccggaaattggccaacacatgatgtttatctcctaatcaTTTCCCTTGGTATTTACGTGGCTgtaattaagaaatacagtttgctctaccaccatgtatagtgtaaaaaagcacactttcgccctgaactattatagttaaagcacgaggacttgtatttcttttttaagatgccgtatttaatagtttctaagcctaattttgattaatctatggcagaaaacaaacatctGTGACCTTAATTAAGAATCCTTGCACAGGATTCTGTTCTTTTGACctgtcagccccctacgttaagacaaagaaaaacaaatgatgaacagtttggtgatggTTTATGTTCAGGTTAAGTATCTTCTCTAGATCGTTTTAGTTACActtgtgattctcttaaaccatacaaggcaatatgaccgtctcgtttctactaccaacgaaagtttataTCAGTACATCCAgttgaagctgactagtcatgtgACATTCCATGAtggcattgtgggaatgtaaacattgcaagcgttaccgtgtctctgtaaaattttgagtggaactatgagacattttatccttccgataacataaacgtaatgtttccaccagtgatgttagctgtgtgatacaaaccaagaaacgggatgcgacgaggcagtttactgtgggaggctgtaggaggcgatggcaactgacatccatcgtgacgtcggttacattgtgacatagtgcaaaaaagttcgattacgagtaggcagactggaatggcgcagtgacgtcaacacattgtgacgtaatgcaaaaagtgcacattatggtctgataaagtattgtcggcgcctttgatctttcacagaAGCGTCTTAGAAATAATATTATTGTGTTTATCGTTTGGGGGGAAATAATATGTAAAGTACAAGAGATGCCAGCTTTATCATTAGTGCTCATGGAATCAATTCTTGTAGAATTTGTATCTCCATGTTGTGGGATTTAGGACACTTGAGAACATCTGTTGTTTTCTTTAACATTATCTTAGGCATAAGCCACTATCCAACTATATACAATGTATGGGAGACGTCAGCCTCTTCTTTGAGGCaagaataaacactaccttctGACATCTGAAGATGTTACAGTGTTCAGTCCCACCTGGATTCCGTTGGAAATTTTTATGAATTACTAGTACACAGTAAATTTAACAAAATTCTGCATCCAATTTTTCCaacttaaaaaacaacaaaaattgagaaagaatttcaaattttaattcTTGAACACAAATCTGTAACTGTTTTAGAGCTTCATGACATTCAAAGCATACAGCCGGCAGCATGTTTTTTCTTGCAAGATGGGTAATTTTTTGTTTAGAAAGATGAAACAGCACCCTGTATGATCAGGAATGATATGATAAACTCTACTAAATATTGTTTCGTGTGATAAGCAATCATGAGTCAACTTTCAAATAACTAAATTCCGTGGCAAAAAACCCGGCAAATTATACAGGTATATTGCATGGAAATGCGTTTTCCATGGGGCAGATGTTTTTCTGCATGGCAAGGTACTTTCCATGATTTATTCTGCATCTGTGGAACTACGGAATGCTGGAAGGACTTACTGTTCTGCATCTGTAGCAAAGGAGCTGGTCTTCCAAGGCCTCAATGTCATGATGTGACCAGCTGATATGAGATGCGGCCATGCAGATTATTTGTTACAACTGAAGATCCTTGGTAGAattggacttcagcaacccatgcttgtcatttaAGGCAAACACAGGATTGCAtgattgctgactttgttgacattgtGTCCCAACTGCTTAGAATGATACTCATGCAGCTGATATCTAGATAATCTGGTACAGACTTGATTTATACATACCATCtactagctggaatattgctgagtgtagatttagacaacaaacaaacagaaaaaggaCTCATCAAATCAATAGCATTTGTTTTACTTATCCAATGATTAGGTTCAGTTCATCAAAAATCGAATCTGAAACCTTAGTTTCCATTTTCAATAACCATTTTCACCATTtagatactgtaaatcattaaattaaTGCGAGCATTTTATTAATGCGAAAAATGCGTCTGTACATGTGTCGCATTATTAAAATGACGCATTTCAGTCTGGGGGTGTACTTTTGAATAAACGTCAGAAAACGGAAATCTACTTAATACCTATTAAAATTATTCATCGGCAAATTTTTTCACTAAGTAGAAGTGTTGACACTACACACTACACCAGTCAATACAGGTCACTTCCTCATTATGGGTATCGCAAGTCAGTTGTCACTGGTTACAATAATCACTGTCAATTGTTCAAAGTCATTGAAGCACATCAGCCAGACTGGACATTCTCCAGTCACGCAGGATCGTTTCGCGATCTTTGCTCACCTTTGCAATCGCGGCCTCCATCCATTTGGCATGTAGAGGCTTCATCACACTTATTCGTAAATCCACAAGTGTGTCCTTTTTGGAACATGTCAAATTGTCTGACACTTTGTTGGCATACCAATTAATAACTTGGTTCTTCATGGCCACCTTGAATTCACCATTCATTGTTGTCATAAGACAAGTAGTAGCAAGCAATCACGTGATCAAACACGGCAGCGTAATCAAAACATCGTCAGCTCCATTCCATTCAATGCTTAACAAGTTCAATTCAGGTAACTAGTGTGTGGtaataagaaatgaaaagaaaatgaacaacaAAGAATCAGGGTGTTGCATTTTCTGATCAGCACAGCTTCCTGagctcgcattaatttcatgacacATTTTAGACAAGACCTTTGCACTCACATTAAATTCATgatgcattaatttcatgatttgcaGTATTTAAATACCTATTTGAATTATTCCACACAGGCAGAATTTATTTGTTACTCCCAGTTTAGAACACTGGAAGAAGGAaaaatgtgattggttgatgtCATTCTAATTATCCAATTAGAAATGTTAGTAGACATCATCAAGTTGACTATGGATTTCATACCGAAAATGCCAACTCAGAGACTCTGATGAAATCTGATGATTTTACTTGTATGGAAAATCGAATCGAAAATGATCAAATCAAGGGTCCAATataacaaaaatcaaatctaGGTTTGGGTGAATCATTGCAGCCCTACCTATGATATTAGATAGATCAGCATCTATATCAAAGCAGCAGGGTTGACAAGAGATGTACGGATCACATGTACCACGCTTATTGTATGTATTAACAGCCTTTTAATTTATGTGTGAAGAAGATATATGTTGATAAATGAGAATCACAATGGCACTTATAATGGTTATGTGATGTAATGTTGATGTCTTCCTGCAGAGAGTTTACTGTCTTTGAAGAAAAGTAAGTTGCTTGCATCTCTGGAATCATCTGCCACTacaccaccagcaccaccagcaTCATCAGCAACATCTGCAGCGACCACAATCGATGATGAATATTCTGCATTTCAGGTGAGGGAAATTTTCATCTTTTTACATGGATTATTGATTACATATGTTAAAGGTGAAATCTCGTTTGTTTGATCCCCATGGGTCTGAATTAAACTATTTGAACTTTGTCATGTACTTTTCTCAGTATAAAAATAACTATTATGTCCTCAAAAAGGTCTAAGTAACTGGACACAAGGgctatgcttgttgtttctCCTATCTCCCAAGAGCCACTGTGGCAGTCAAATACAGTGTACTCTGTCTAATTCTGACTGGCTTGGAACCAACTGAAAAGTCCGAATTAGACAGCAGTCCAAGTTAGACAGAAATTTCCTATATCACTGCCTGAAGGCTCAAGTCATTTGCTGGTCATAATGGTTGGagacaaaatacacaaaccaaTCAATCGATTGTGTATTCAAAGTTTATTGGCCAACTGAACTTCCTGCTCAGTACGAATTGAAAAGCAATGTTTTTTCGTGTAACTACCTTTTTGGACCGACACTTTGGTCCTAAAATGCCTAAATAATGAGGGTCCGAGATAGAGAACTTTTTCATTATGACCACAAAAAAGGATGATGTCAGAACCTAAGTTCAGTCTGGTTTATACAGCAATCCGAAAAGGGCAGAGTTGGAGTTAGATAGAGTGCACAGTATGTGTATAAATACTCAGGAAAACAAATGAGGGAACtcttgaaagtacaagtgttcctttcaCTTTTCTTCTCTTCAACATCTGATAGACCAGTCCTCTAGTTTAATCCCCAGACTGAATTCCCATATGTATTCTGTATGAATTTCCAGGCAGCACTTGGAGGGGATGTATTTGATGCTCCTCCAGTTGGCACTTCCAGTGTATCACCGCCACCTACAGGCAACCAATCAGAACTACAACTGAAAGAATCTGGCCAATCAGATGATGAGGAAGAGGCAGATGCTTCAGTCGCCGAATCTTTCTCCGAACTTGTTGGCATGAAATGTCGAGCCCCATTCTCCCATGACTGGGGTGGCCTTGCTTACCACAATGCACTGGTGTTTCAAGTGGAGCCCAGCATCACAGATGATGAAATACCCAAGGTAGGGCTACCTCTCTCTGTATATGAACTTCCAGCTGTGTGTAGGTTTTGGTCAGGACGGGTGCTAGGAAATATACTGAATTTAACGTATGACTACTGTTTTACGCTATTTTTGGCAGCAAAAATTCCAACAAAATCACTATctggtacaccagaaatgggctccacacatcataCCAATgagaggaatcaaacctgagtcttcgGTAAGAAGAGTGGCCCCTTCACTAATCAATTTTAACACTGCTTGTCATGTCAGTTTGGTTGTACAGTCGTGCCCCGTATACCCGAACCTCAGATATCTGGAAAACTCGCCTTCCGAACGAAAATTCCGTAAAACGAATTCACaatgttgtaaaattactcagTTATCCGGAAATACGGTTTCTGTAACCGTACGATCATTGtcacatacaaaacaccaaTTTATGTACATTGTTTGTCTTGTATATCCGGATAGCTGAGCactgtatgtttacacacgGGATTACCGAGGGCCTCGCGTGCCATACATGAAAGAAGTCAGCAATCTTTGACGCGTGAGAAGATTAGTCAACCGCTGAGTAGCAGGGTGACACTGAGTTCATTTTGAAGCGTGTCAATTTGTAGGTCACTATAATTACTCtgagaaacatgtttttgtcagtTGATCAAAATGACAAGTCAACCAAACAAACGTAAACGGCATGCCATTTCAGCAGGGGAAAAGAGagaaatttgtagatacaaGGAGCAGTTATCCCTCAGCAAGCCTAGAAATCCTTAGTAGACACTTCGGCACAAAATTTGGTCACACCATTGGCAAGTCAACAATCAGTGACATTCTGAAAGACAAATCAAAATGGCTAGAAATTCCTGAAAGTTTGTCGGAGTTATCACATGCTCGGAATGCTAAACATAAGAAGATGGAAGAAGCAGTTTATCTTTGGATTTCTGATGTGACCAGTCGTAATTTACCCGTCAATGATGAAATAGTAATTGAAAAAGCATGTACTTTTGGAGATAGCATGGGTATCACTGACTTTGCTTATTCTCGTGGCTGGTTAACACGGTTCAAATTAAGACATTGTGTATCAAGCAGGAAATATGAAGGCGAAGCGGCAAGTGCTGATAAAGAAGCTGTGATTAAGGGCCAAGAAGATCTAAAGAAGGTGCTTGAAGACTATGAGGAGCAAGACATCTTCAATGTAGACGAGACTGGATTGTTCTTCAAACTTGGACCGAATCAGACACTTGCATCTCAACCTGTCAGTGGTACAAAGCGCTCCAAAGAACGAGTCAGCATAGCATTGTGTGCAAATGCAGATGGTTCAGTAAAAATCAAAACCTTTGTGGTTGGCAAGGCTAGGCGTCCCCATTGTTTCGGTAGTGACTTTAATCCGGAAGTTTATGTTAGGTACAGGAACAATGCCAAAGTGTGGATGACTTCAGAACTCTTTCGTGATTCGTTACTATCATTTGATAGGCAGATGATTGGCAGATTGAGAGGGAGGCGTGCCAtattattgatggacaatgcAGCTAGCCACACCCACAATGtgaagttgacacatgtcaaattACACTTCCTGCCGCCCAACACGACTGCACACATACAGCCGAAGGATGCCGGCATAATCCGTGCTTTCAAAGCACATTACCGCAAGCTTCTTGTGAGGCATTTCATCGAGTGTATTGACACGAACCAGAAACCAGCTGTCAACATTCGCAATGCAATCCGGATGATCAAGCAAGCCTGGACAGCTGTGAGCGAAAAGACAATTGCAAACTGCTTtcgtcatgtggatattatccaatcaagtgaggacccacaagaagacatggccTTGTTGGAACTTCGAGATGCACTTCGATCATATGCACAAGTTGGAACTGTGACTGTCAGTGCCGATGATCTGTCAATGTCGACAGTGACGAAGTGACCGGCGAGTCTTTGAATGACACTGACATCCTCCAAGCAGTGTGTTCTGACAGCGaggctgctgctgatgatgatgacgaagtTGAGCAAGTGCCACCTCCCCCACCCATGTCTCACAAGGAAGCTCGTGTTTGCCTTGATCAGCTGATTAGCTATTACGAGTGTACTTAAAGTAAAGTCCACTCGCTATTCTACAAAGCCATTGCAGAAGGCTATGACAGACTTTTTCAAACGAgcatgaacaggtatgagacaCTGTAATTTGTATGCACTGATCCAATGCaatgtgtaatcaataaagattatgtctgatgcctactatgtttgtttctttgtacgtttctttgtacatatgaccCATGATTCAGATATCCAAAAATTCGCTTATCCTGAcgatttcaataaaaacaccaGCATTCGGATATACGGGGCACGACTGTACACTGTTTTTAGCATTTTCCCAGTAATATtacagtggggaacaccaggaatgggcttcaacATTGTACCCAATTTGACTCCATGCGTTAACTTCTGTATTTTGAACTTCACGTATCCATGACGATCTAAAGACAATTTAGTTTTGATGTTTGTCATCATGAGATGAAAGTGTGGTGTTCTGTGTTTCAATGCTAACCTACAGTTTTTTGTGTTCGTTCTTATGTCAGGTGAGTGTGATGTCCTGAGTTTCCATGGTAACCTATAGGTTCTGTGTTTGTTGTTATGACAGGTCAGTGTGATGTTCTGTAACCCAACCCATATATCTATGGTGCCCTGCAGATTCTTCCTAGATGGTAGATGTCGCTTCTCAGAGGAAAAGTGCAAGTAAGTATATTCGTACATTTAAAGTCATTATTGGTATTTTATAGTTAATTGTAATGCGTAAAGTTTATCATTTTTTATCTTAAACATATTATTGAGaacttaaaataaaatatatttccacaTTCAGAAAGGCCAGTCATTATTCTTAAGAACTTAAGAACTCAGGAttctgacctgtgaagatccatgatagaataggtcttcagcaagccatgcttgccataaaaagatggctatgtttgtcgtaagaggcaactaacgggatcgggtggtcaggctctctgacttggttggcacttgtcatcggttctcagtggcacagatcagtgctcatgctgttgatcactgaattgttgggtccagactttattgtttacactaccaccatttagctggaatgttgctgagtgtggcttaaaactcaactcaccttacctcactcactcctaagGATTCTAAGGGTTAAAGTTGATCATGAAGTGGGAAATTTCAATTACGAACATTTAATGGATAAGGCTTGTTCATTATTTGAGCTGAGTTCATGAATTATATGTCCAGATAAGATTTTTGAATGTgcaaataattttgtttattattaGTATATCATGATACCTTTGACATGTTTAATAACACACTTTCCAGACATCGGTGCCTCTTATGTGTCTCTGTTGAGTTAGTATTTGTGTTTTCAGTCTTGCCATTAAGTTGGTTACCATCTGGTAGTAACAGATACCTAAAGGCTCATATGCTCTTATTATCATTGGGTCCATGTTCGATTGTTTATGGTTTGCAGTCACATTGGTGGATTTTTGTGAACTCTGATAAGTAGATATTATATTAGTGCTAACATTTGATGACTTTGGTAATAAATACTTTTCAAATATTATGTTCATGCCCATATCATACATACTCACTCAGGAAACACCAACATTTACTCACCCATGTTGTAAACAAAGTGTGATATGGGCAcaaacatgatattctgttttATACCGGAATTGTCAAATAGGGGAAAATAAACCCCaaactattttgaaaaataagcTGGCTACCCATTGTTGCCACATATTGACATAATATCTCAGAAGAAAtatgacatcatagcattaaGATGTCACATCACCACGACAAACTGATATTTTGCCCAGGGCATGGTATTAAAAATAGCCGTTATATATTTTTGCTGTTGTAGGTAATAAATTCTGATACTTCTAACTGAACAAGAAGCAACCCAGATACCAAACAAACAGTATTTGTCTGTGGTCTCTCATTTTGCTATTGATGTTGTGTGTCCTTTTCCAGATACTCCCACGGACACGTGGTCAACATAAAAGACCTCCAGGCATATCAGGACCCTGATTACAGGTAGGCAGTGCTGTAGCCATGCATCAAACTATTGATGGATTGCAACTGTTGAGTCTCCGGTGGCAATTAAACGATGGAAGAAATGGAACAGGTGTAGAAACTGTTCATGAAGCAACGTTTTATCAGCTGCATATATAGCAACCTGCACTTGTAAATGGATCGACCCACGTTGTGTATCTATAGCAACCTGCACTTGTAAATGGATCGACCCACGTTGTGTATCTATAGCAACCTGCACTTGTAAATGGATCGACCCACGTTGTGTATCTATAGCAACCTGCACTTGTAAATGGATCGACCCACGTTGTGTATCTATAGCAACCTGCACTTGTAAATGGATCGACCCATTAAGATggaggttagaattggtcctcagcaacccatgctcatCGTTAGAGACAACAAACAGAATCAGGTGTCACCGtttggtcaagctcgctgacctggttagCACATTATTTTATCCCAGTtggtagactgatgctcatgctgttaatcactggactgtctgggcctgaataaattatttacagaccaccattaTGATGTTTGACACCAAACAAACTGCAGATGGATCGGGTGATTTTTTTTCGTTTGGCAACCCGACTACATATTGTTGTGTCTCATTTGTGTGGAATGACCCTCTTGAcatagtcactggattgcctggttcagagCTGACCATTTTCAGACCTCTGTCTTTTTGAGGTTTGTACAATCACTGGTTTCTAAACAAAAAATATGTAAACTCTGATAAAACTCATCCTTTCAGCCATGTGCAGGTTGGAGGCAAGTGCTTTGCTCGTTACTCGGATGACGTCTGGCATCCTGCTTCCATTGACGATGTAGCAGACGGTGAGGTAACTGTGACCTTCACCTCTCACGGGAACTCTGAAACTGTGGAGCTCCAGGACATCCTGCCTCAGGGTGAGTTTTGTTAAAGTTTGATTTCTTGAACATATTTCCAACAATCAATGTCTCTCGACTACGTCTTCTGGCACTCATTCTACTTTCTGCATACTGCAGAGCAGCATGTTGATGACAGTCTTTTGTCTGATGATGAGAAAGAGGAGGAGCCTTCAACATCGTCTCAGACAATCAGTAGGGAGGATTCAGATTCGGAGGATGAATTGCCtgtgtttctatggaaaccacCCAAAACAACTGCAGCTTTAGGAGAATGGGAACAATACACCAAGGTCAGTGACAGTATAGGTGAAGGTCATCATCTGTGTTCCCATTACAAACTTGTGCCTTTCTTTATCTAAGTATTGTAATTATGTCAGACACTCAACCGAGTTTCAGTTGTAATTTCAAATCATGATTATCTCATAAGACCCTTCTGATTTCCTCCTTTTACCCTCACTTGAAATTTGAggcttgtttgtgtgttgcttTTTCTGTCTATTTTCTTCCAAAACAGTAATGATGTACAGCattaaagttaaacaaacatggGGAATATGTCTCCAGTTACATGTCTGTGTACCCAGcctttttcaatatttcataaGTTCTTTATTGGAAATTAAATAAGTTGCATCTACCTGAGCAAAACCTTATGCCAGGTTCACATTTGGCCTGTGATGGGTTTACAATGTCCATAGACTGCTCGAAGTTCCAT includes:
- the LOC137273443 gene encoding zinc finger CCCH-type with G patch domain-containing protein-like isoform X1, with the translated sequence MDEEGLEQSLEMYRTQLSQVSQAVQAAGATDDLIKLQEDLTELINLTQESLLSLKKSKLLASLESSATTPPAPPASSATSAATTIDDEYSAFQAALGGDVFDAPPVGTSSVSPPPTGNQSELQLKESGQSDDEEEADASVAESFSELVGMKCRAPFSHDWGGLAYHNALVFQVEPSITDDEIPKVSVMFCNPTHISMVPCRFFLDGRCRFSEEKCKYSHGHVVNIKDLQAYQDPDYSHVQVGGKCFARYSDDVWHPASIDDVADGEVTVTFTSHGNSETVELQDILPQEQHVDDSLLSDDEKEEEPSTSSQTISREDSDSEDELPVFLWKPPKTTAALGEWEQYTKGIGSKLMAKMGYITGQGLGVRGEGRAEPVPIQLLPQGKSLDKIMELKEIAGDQDLFDALKKLKRKKRKEERKAASSNPVVRDTPPNVFDFINKKLRGKKGNLSELVSHHASGSKSKTSHHIPESELRKKSDKHLNIQAFQTYEEIRKVEKELTRLHASLTRNQDRDKRVADQVRQKISSAEAYLANLKSSQVTLEKHKQSRSDSKKLMVF
- the LOC137273443 gene encoding zinc finger CCCH-type with G patch domain-containing protein-like isoform X2, coding for MDEEGLEQSLEMYRTQLSQVSQAVQAAGATDDLIKLQEDLTELINLTQESLLSLKKSKLLASLESSATTPPAPPASSATSAATTIDDEYSAFQAALGGDVFDAPPVGTSSVSPPPTGNQSELQLKESGQSDDEEEADASVAESFSELVGMKCRAPFSHDWGGLAYHNALVFQVEPSITDDEIPKVSVMFCNPTHISMVPCRFFLDGRCRFSEEKCKYSHGHVVNIKDLQAYQDPDYSHVQVGGKCFARYSDDVWHPASIDDVADGEGRAEPVPIQLLPQGKSLDKIMELKEIAGDQDLFDALKKLKRKKRKEERKAASSNPVVRDTPPNVFDFINKKLRGKKGNLSELVSHHASGSKSKTSHHIPESELRKKSDKHLNIQAFQTYEEIRKVEKELTRLHASLTRNQDRDKRVADQVRQKISSAEAYLANLKSSQVTLEKHKQSRSDSKKLMVF